In a single window of the Desulfovibrio mangrovi genome:
- a CDS encoding radical SAM protein — protein sequence MIQARSQAWQCTPAGEPRGFIEPETLRELWFHTGTNCNLSCSFCLEGAGPGVARLDEMTLEDAAPYMETAVRLGVGRFCFTGGEPFMASGFPAMLEYAASLRPCLVLTNATRPLSGALGSIAHLAHGRNAVSFRVSLDHPDPERHDAARGKGSFDRALRGLSALYTLGFGVSVARHADKEEDAAAVSRRYAALFRKAGLPENLTLVAFPDLGRPETSPEVPQISADCMTRYHTAESRSRFMCAFSKMMVKRNGEMQVLPCTLVDDDAEYYFGNDLEAVMREPVSLRHHRCFSCFAFGASCSES from the coding sequence ATGATTCAGGCCAGATCTCAGGCATGGCAGTGCACACCTGCGGGAGAGCCCCGCGGATTCATCGAACCGGAAACTTTGCGGGAATTGTGGTTTCATACCGGCACCAACTGCAACCTTTCGTGTTCCTTCTGTCTTGAAGGGGCAGGACCGGGCGTTGCGCGGCTGGATGAAATGACGTTGGAAGACGCTGCGCCGTATATGGAAACGGCCGTGCGACTGGGCGTGGGGCGTTTCTGCTTCACCGGCGGAGAACCCTTCATGGCTTCAGGCTTTCCGGCAATGCTGGAGTATGCGGCCAGCCTGCGCCCGTGTCTGGTGCTGACCAATGCCACCCGTCCCCTTTCCGGCGCTCTCGGTTCCATTGCCCACCTGGCCCATGGCCGCAATGCTGTGTCCTTCCGTGTCAGCCTTGATCATCCCGATCCGGAGCGTCATGATGCCGCGCGCGGCAAGGGCAGCTTCGACAGAGCCCTTCGCGGGCTTTCTGCCCTGTATACGCTGGGCTTTGGCGTTTCGGTTGCCCGTCATGCCGACAAGGAAGAAGACGCCGCGGCAGTATCCCGCCGGTATGCCGCGCTGTTCCGGAAGGCTGGTTTGCCTGAGAACCTGACCCTTGTGGCTTTCCCCGATCTGGGGCGTCCGGAAACGTCTCCCGAAGTTCCCCAGATCTCCGCCGACTGCATGACCCGCTACCACACGGCGGAAAGCCGTTCCCGCTTCATGTGCGCCTTCAGCAAGATGATGGTGAAGCGCAATGGCGAGATGCAGGTGCTGCCCTGCACGCTGGTGGACGATGACGCTGAGTATTATTTCGGAAACGACCTTGAGGCAGTCATGCGTGAGCCTGTGAGTCTGCGACATCACCGCTGCTTCAGTTGTTTTGCCTTTGGCGCATCCTGCAGCGAATCCTGA
- a CDS encoding chemotaxis protein: MQTNILLESGTNELEIVEFFLDEVEVGNETYRGYYGVNVAKVLEIIRMPSVTELPEGQHKSVLGAFNLRNHIIPLVDLSKWLNKNRGEVEPPKVIVTEFNNVCTAFLVSGVNRIHRISWEEVEPPNKYVASLSNYSITGVVKIDKRIIFLLDLEKIVADLNPALGLRLDEAIDWSANARYRAIIADDSGLIREMLRDLMEKANFDVEAMTNGREAWDRISELKAKAEAEGRSITDFVQVMVSDIEMPSMDGHNLCKRIKEDPHLKKLPVILFSSLITDKLRHKGDAVGADDQVSKPEVTHLAQRALALIQAAQQE; this comes from the coding sequence ATGCAGACGAACATTCTGCTGGAATCCGGCACGAATGAACTGGAAATAGTCGAGTTCTTCCTTGATGAGGTTGAGGTCGGCAACGAAACCTATCGCGGGTACTACGGCGTGAACGTGGCCAAGGTACTGGAAATCATCCGCATGCCCTCCGTAACCGAACTGCCGGAAGGACAGCACAAAAGCGTGCTTGGCGCCTTCAACCTGCGTAACCACATCATTCCGCTGGTGGATCTTTCCAAATGGCTGAACAAGAACCGGGGCGAGGTGGAACCACCCAAGGTTATCGTCACGGAGTTCAACAACGTCTGCACCGCCTTTCTTGTTTCGGGCGTCAACCGCATCCACCGCATCAGCTGGGAGGAAGTGGAACCCCCGAACAAGTACGTGGCCTCGCTCAGCAACTACTCCATCACCGGCGTGGTGAAGATCGACAAGCGCATCATCTTCCTGCTCGACCTCGAAAAGATCGTGGCTGACTTGAACCCCGCACTCGGCCTGCGCCTTGACGAAGCCATCGACTGGTCCGCCAATGCGCGCTACCGCGCCATCATTGCGGACGACTCCGGCCTCATCCGCGAGATGCTGCGCGACCTGATGGAAAAAGCCAACTTTGACGTGGAAGCCATGACCAACGGCCGCGAGGCATGGGACAGGATTTCCGAACTCAAAGCCAAGGCGGAAGCAGAAGGCCGCAGCATTACCGACTTCGTGCAGGTCATGGTTTCGGACATCGAAATGCCCAGCATGGACGGCCACAACCTCTGCAAACGCATCAAGGAAGATCCGCATCTCAAAAAATTGCCGGTCATCCTGTTCTCATCGCTCATCACCGACAAGCTGCGCCACAAGGGCGATGCCGTGGGCGCAGATGATCAGGTTTCCAAACCCGAGGTCACGCACCTTGCGCAGCGGGCACTGGCACTGATACAGGCCGCCCAGCAGGAATAA
- the ispH gene encoding 4-hydroxy-3-methylbut-2-enyl diphosphate reductase, with protein sequence MKVRRAETAGFCMGVSLALQKLDTEVAREDGAIATLGPIIHNPQVLEQYEKLGVRCIKDPADARKDERVIIRAHGIPHKVEGVLQSTARDVVDATCPKVKRAQLGIARKLREGCTLLLFGEKDHPEVRGLMSYAGEDAFVFGEFDELKAYPFEEGKRYCVAAQTTQDRKVFTEIVDWLRKKLGEDLPVLETICDATRERQEEAIALAREVDAMVVVGGYNSGNTRRLADVARAQGCLTVHVETPEELDPEQLKGAKVVGLTAGASTPKHIIDAMQKKLEAL encoded by the coding sequence ATGAAAGTTCGCAGAGCTGAAACCGCAGGATTCTGCATGGGCGTTTCCCTTGCCCTGCAGAAGCTGGATACGGAAGTTGCCAGAGAAGACGGCGCCATTGCCACGCTCGGCCCCATCATCCACAACCCGCAGGTGCTGGAGCAGTATGAAAAGCTTGGCGTGCGCTGCATCAAGGACCCCGCAGACGCCCGCAAGGACGAGCGGGTCATCATCCGCGCCCACGGCATACCGCACAAGGTGGAAGGCGTTCTCCAGTCCACGGCACGCGATGTGGTGGACGCCACCTGCCCCAAGGTGAAGCGCGCCCAGCTTGGCATTGCCCGCAAGCTGCGCGAAGGGTGCACCCTGCTGCTCTTTGGCGAAAAGGACCATCCGGAAGTGCGCGGCCTCATGAGCTACGCCGGTGAAGACGCCTTTGTTTTCGGTGAGTTCGATGAACTCAAGGCCTACCCCTTCGAGGAGGGAAAGCGGTACTGCGTCGCCGCCCAGACGACTCAAGACCGTAAAGTTTTTACGGAAATAGTCGATTGGCTTCGTAAGAAGCTGGGAGAGGACCTGCCCGTACTGGAAACCATCTGCGACGCCACCCGCGAACGGCAGGAAGAAGCCATTGCGCTGGCCCGTGAAGTGGATGCCATGGTCGTCGTGGGCGGTTACAACAGCGGCAACACACGCCGTCTTGCAGACGTTGCCCGGGCACAGGGCTGCCTGACCGTGCATGTGGAAACGCCGGAAGAACTCGATCCCGAACAGCTCAAGGGAGCCAAGGTTGTGGGCCTCACGGCCGGAGCTTCCACCCCAAAACACATAATTGACGCTATGCAAAAAAAGCTGGAAGCACTATAG
- a CDS encoding cobyrinate a,c-diamide synthase — MTRLLVVGGTHSGCGKTLVSLALMSALVRRGLRVQSFKVGPDFIDPGHHELVTGRPGHNLDGWMTDSATVQDIFTRHTIHAPEVPDVAIIEGVMGLHDGASGSSDAGSTAEIAKWLNAPVLLVADARSMARSAAALVQGYAAFDPDLSFAGVVFNRVGSENHSSLLAEAMQIYCPDIHLAGCLQRDDALAVPSRHLGLITAQEHPLSPERREAMADWIESGMDIPAFLSLLPQLHPGLPRIAPKVSVRARIGVARDAAFCFYYSDNLRLLEEAGAELCYFSPLTDEALPEGVNGLYFGGGYPEVHAEALADNNAMRQAVRRFSESGSPVYAECGGFMYLMQGLRTAAGTLLPMCGCFAMQCRMDVRFRALGYREITTMAPSIMGEPWTVARGHEFHYSHIIEEDPEALAIYKLRDRRDWRAQSEGFVRKNTLGSYVHLHFASNPGLATAFVNACANAG, encoded by the coding sequence ATGACCAGACTGCTTGTCGTTGGCGGCACGCACAGCGGATGCGGCAAGACCCTTGTCAGCCTTGCGCTTATGTCGGCCCTTGTGCGCCGTGGCCTGAGGGTGCAGTCCTTCAAGGTGGGGCCGGACTTTATCGACCCCGGGCATCATGAGCTGGTTACCGGACGTCCGGGGCACAATCTGGACGGCTGGATGACGGACTCCGCGACCGTTCAGGATATTTTCACCCGCCATACCATTCACGCGCCAGAGGTGCCTGATGTCGCCATCATCGAAGGTGTCATGGGGCTTCACGACGGCGCTTCGGGCAGCAGCGATGCCGGCTCCACGGCAGAGATCGCCAAATGGCTGAACGCTCCGGTACTGCTCGTTGCCGATGCGCGTTCCATGGCCCGCTCCGCAGCCGCCTTGGTGCAGGGATATGCAGCCTTTGATCCCGACCTTTCCTTTGCGGGGGTGGTGTTCAACAGGGTGGGCAGCGAAAACCATTCCTCATTGCTGGCCGAAGCCATGCAGATTTATTGTCCGGACATTCACCTTGCCGGATGCCTGCAGCGGGATGATGCACTGGCCGTGCCCTCGCGCCATCTCGGTCTGATCACGGCGCAGGAGCATCCCTTGTCGCCGGAACGGCGGGAGGCCATGGCCGACTGGATAGAGAGCGGTATGGATATTCCCGCCTTTTTGTCCCTGTTGCCGCAGTTGCATCCCGGATTGCCCCGCATTGCTCCCAAGGTGTCTGTTCGCGCCCGCATCGGCGTGGCCCGTGATGCCGCTTTCTGTTTCTATTACTCGGACAACCTACGCCTTTTGGAAGAGGCAGGGGCCGAGTTGTGTTATTTTTCGCCCCTGACGGATGAAGCGTTGCCCGAAGGCGTGAACGGCCTCTACTTCGGAGGAGGATACCCCGAAGTGCATGCGGAGGCGTTGGCAGACAACAACGCCATGCGGCAGGCCGTTCGTCGTTTTTCCGAGAGTGGCAGCCCCGTCTATGCGGAATGTGGCGGATTCATGTATCTGATGCAGGGACTGCGCACCGCTGCGGGGACGCTGCTGCCCATGTGCGGTTGTTTTGCCATGCAATGCCGCATGGATGTGCGCTTCCGTGCGCTCGGTTACCGCGAGATTACGACCATGGCTCCTTCCATTATGGGGGAACCGTGGACCGTGGCGCGGGGGCACGAATTCCATTACTCGCATATTATTGAAGAAGACCCCGAGGCTCTGGCCATCTATAAGCTGCGAGACCGGCGGGATTGGCGTGCCCAGTCTGAAGGATTTGTTCGCAAGAATACGCTGGGCTCGTATGTTCACCTCCACTTTGCCTCCAATCCGGGGCTGGCAACGGCATTTGTGAACGCCTGCGCCAACGCCGGATAA
- a CDS encoding MucR family transcriptional regulator, with product MENYLKEALEIVKAQASVRTMTEEEITTMVKKLADGIKAISEGCAIGDDADSVEMDPKKAIKEKTITCVECGKSFKILTKKHLATHGLTVEEYREKCGYKKGTPLVCKSLQRERRKKMKDMKLWERRNQD from the coding sequence ATGGAAAACTACCTGAAGGAAGCCCTTGAAATCGTGAAGGCGCAGGCCAGCGTCCGGACCATGACGGAAGAAGAAATCACCACAATGGTCAAGAAGCTGGCAGATGGTATCAAGGCAATCAGCGAAGGCTGTGCCATAGGCGATGATGCAGACTCCGTTGAAATGGATCCCAAAAAAGCCATCAAGGAAAAGACCATCACCTGCGTTGAGTGCGGCAAGTCTTTCAAGATACTGACTAAAAAGCACCTTGCCACGCATGGTCTCACCGTCGAAGAGTACCGAGAGAAGTGCGGCTACAAGAAGGGGACCCCGCTGGTTTGCAAGTCTCTGCAGCGCGAACGCCGCAAGAAGATGAAAGATATGAAATTATGGGAACGTCGCAATCAGGACTAA
- a CDS encoding class I SAM-dependent methyltransferase — MRPAILAPILDLTKQFVQQAMALEVDGEAAQAAVAVDGTVGNGHDTLFLAELAGPEGHVYGFDVQASALSNARERLASAGVEERVTLFHAGHEEARLLIPAPMHGQVRVAMFNLGYLPGGDKTIVTQPEATITALESVFAMLRPHGIITVHVYTGHAGGANEGEIVLQWASSLPWNSCRVARYDFCNKARNGEALLVIERLT; from the coding sequence ATGAGACCGGCGATACTTGCTCCCATACTGGATTTGACCAAGCAATTCGTGCAGCAGGCCATGGCGCTAGAGGTTGACGGAGAGGCGGCTCAAGCTGCCGTCGCCGTGGACGGCACCGTGGGCAACGGTCACGATACCTTGTTTCTGGCGGAGCTGGCCGGACCGGAGGGGCATGTATACGGTTTTGACGTGCAGGCTTCCGCATTGTCCAATGCGCGTGAGCGCCTTGCCTCTGCAGGGGTTGAAGAGCGCGTCACGCTGTTTCACGCCGGACATGAAGAGGCCCGCCTGCTGATTCCGGCCCCCATGCACGGGCAGGTGCGCGTGGCCATGTTCAATCTTGGCTATCTGCCCGGAGGCGACAAGACCATCGTCACACAGCCGGAGGCGACAATTACCGCGCTGGAATCCGTGTTTGCCATGCTGCGTCCTCACGGCATCATCACCGTGCACGTTTATACCGGACATGCGGGCGGGGCGAATGAAGGGGAAATCGTGCTGCAATGGGCATCTTCACTGCCATGGAATAGCTGCCGCGTTGCACGTTATGATTTTTGTAACAAGGCTCGGAACGGCGAGGCGTTGCTCGTCATTGAACGCCTCACCTGA
- a CDS encoding tRNA dihydrouridine synthase yields the protein MTIESSPRRDLSGLNIAPQDSWLAPLAGYSDLAFRLLSREFGAKVVCSEMVSAKGLYYKSSGTEMLLETTPEDAPMVLQLFGNDTDIMERAMEPLMAAGYTWFDLNMGCSVRKVVKTGCGAAMLCDVPNAVEVARTMVRMAGEGRVGFKFRLGWEAGSEVYIDLAKRLQDVGAGWVSLHPRYAKQGFSGEARWSALRELVEAVDIPVIASGDLFHAEDGVRCVRETGVTAVMFARGALNNPAIFEEFSTLMQGGGFVRPDPVKTMNILRRHVALAREHCPDKTALFKMRSLVPRYIKLFPGARHMRNQLTECTTWETLDMLLETFFTRWNEEGADFEPQHITMP from the coding sequence ATGACTATTGAATCATCACCCCGCCGCGACCTGAGCGGCCTGAATATCGCCCCGCAAGACTCATGGCTTGCTCCGCTCGCCGGGTATTCCGATCTGGCATTCCGCCTGCTCAGCCGTGAATTCGGCGCAAAGGTGGTCTGTTCCGAAATGGTCAGCGCCAAGGGGCTCTACTACAAGAGTTCCGGCACGGAAATGCTGCTGGAAACCACGCCTGAAGATGCTCCCATGGTACTGCAGCTCTTCGGCAACGATACGGACATCATGGAACGCGCCATGGAGCCGCTCATGGCTGCGGGCTACACGTGGTTCGACCTGAACATGGGCTGCTCCGTCCGCAAGGTGGTGAAGACCGGCTGCGGTGCCGCCATGCTCTGCGATGTGCCCAATGCCGTGGAGGTTGCCCGCACCATGGTCCGCATGGCCGGAGAAGGACGTGTCGGGTTCAAGTTCCGCCTCGGCTGGGAAGCTGGAAGCGAAGTGTACATCGACCTTGCCAAGCGGCTGCAGGATGTGGGGGCGGGCTGGGTGAGCCTGCATCCCCGCTATGCGAAGCAGGGCTTTTCCGGCGAGGCGCGCTGGAGCGCGTTACGCGAACTGGTCGAGGCCGTGGATATTCCCGTCATCGCCAGCGGCGACTTGTTCCATGCGGAAGACGGTGTACGTTGCGTGCGGGAAACCGGCGTCACTGCCGTCATGTTCGCCCGGGGCGCCCTGAACAATCCCGCCATCTTCGAAGAGTTCTCCACCCTCATGCAGGGCGGGGGTTTTGTCCGGCCCGATCCCGTGAAGACCATGAACATTCTGCGTCGGCATGTGGCGCTGGCCCGCGAGCATTGCCCCGACAAGACCGCACTTTTCAAGATGCGCTCGCTGGTACCGCGCTACATCAAACTCTTCCCCGGTGCCCGCCACATGCGCAACCAGTTGACGGAATGCACCACTTGGGAAACACTGGACATGCTGCTGGAAACCTTTTTCACACGCTGGAACGAAGAGGGGGCGGACTTCGAGCCCCAACACATAACCATGCCCTAG
- a CDS encoding precorrin-8X methylmutase yields the protein MTTLQPYFAPDTIEARSFEIIDSEVPEPRPFTGHLWEIARRLIHTSADFDLLNHLTIHPAAVAAGLAALRSGCTVFTDTEMARSGIPLRRMEPLGCRVQCLLNRPDVVAAAKANGTTRAHAAMDAVRAELGGSIMAIGNAPTALIRLMEHLDAGGEAPALVIGMPVGFVNAAESKELLVGQSVVPFIAIRGRKGGSPLAAATVNALAEIALRG from the coding sequence GTGACGACTCTGCAACCGTATTTTGCGCCGGACACCATCGAGGCGCGTTCGTTCGAGATCATCGATTCCGAAGTCCCCGAGCCCCGTCCCTTTACCGGGCACCTGTGGGAGATTGCCCGCAGGCTCATCCATACCTCGGCGGACTTTGACCTGCTGAACCATCTGACCATTCATCCTGCTGCGGTGGCCGCAGGGCTGGCAGCTCTTCGCAGTGGCTGCACTGTGTTCACGGATACGGAAATGGCCCGTTCCGGCATTCCGCTCCGTCGCATGGAACCTTTGGGGTGCAGAGTACAGTGCCTGTTGAACAGGCCGGATGTGGTGGCGGCTGCCAAGGCCAACGGCACCACCCGCGCTCATGCCGCCATGGACGCCGTACGCGCCGAGCTTGGCGGCAGCATCATGGCCATAGGTAACGCCCCCACGGCGCTTATCCGGCTCATGGAGCATCTGGATGCGGGTGGCGAGGCCCCCGCGCTTGTCATCGGCATGCCGGTCGGCTTTGTGAACGCAGCGGAATCCAAGGAGCTGTTGGTGGGCCAGAGTGTCGTGCCCTTCATTGCCATACGCGGACGCAAGGGCGGTTCGCCCCTTGCCGCGGCTACGGTCAACGCACTGGCGGAAATTGCGCTGCGAGGCTGA